The Brachyspira hyodysenteriae ATCC 27164 genome includes a window with the following:
- a CDS encoding PepSY-like domain-containing protein, whose translation MTKYNIKFYFLILILYIVSSSFIFFDDGGNIKFIPYTSLPDNIQEFVNTYFSEYEVHSAAVSSHYIVIFKGGSSINFNIKGEWTSIIGNRKIIPINIASKFIDAKIMNIIKNKYTTINNINKKSKGYEFKVDDAYYIYIDYEGNILKTKKA comes from the coding sequence ATGACTAAATATAATATAAAATTTTACTTTCTAATATTAATATTATATATAGTATCTTCTTCTTTCATATTTTTTGATGATGGAGGAAATATAAAATTTATACCATATACTTCACTGCCAGATAATATTCAGGAATTTGTAAATACATACTTTAGCGAATATGAAGTACATAGTGCTGCTGTTTCATCTCATTATATAGTTATTTTCAAAGGCGGTTCATCAATAAATTTTAATATAAAAGGCGAATGGACTTCAATAATAGGAAATAGAAAAATTATACCAATTAATATAGCTTCAAAATTTATTGATGCTAAAATAATGAATATTATAAAAAATAAATATACAACTATAAATAATATAAATAAAAAAAGTAAAGGATATGAATTCAAAGTAGATGATGCATATTATATTTATATAGATTATGAAGGAAATATTTTAAAAACCAAGAAAGCC
- a CDS encoding MATE family efflux transporter, producing MMNIQKMDKSFFKYVLPAIVSTMLGGFYIVVDGFFVGNSMGDIGLTAINLVYPIGTLLMAVAIMLGMGGSVIMSTYLGEGNIEGFNRAKVNTFISLILASIILTIVLLLLKNSLIYLLGARDEVFKQADSYITTIILGGSFQIISFGSMPIIRNSGKTIHAMSFMGVGLITNIILDYLFLMVFRLEMFGAALATIIAQGLVALIAVYYLFIRKKNRTKIRLSDFDLSMTKRALQIGLSPFGLVMAPSLIVIFNNLQCIKYGGYLGTTAYSVMNYIYGSILHLFEGVAEGCQPMISYFKGACRNDLMRKVFKKGILFDIILGAFLIIIVLIFRNKLGILFGASIETNAIISLGLPIISSGFIFQPIVRLGTAYFYSSGESIYSTLLTYIDPFLVSPLCILILPLFLKLNGVWFAVPASQLILAILFLFIFYNTNLKNDNLVSKAVYQNE from the coding sequence ATGATGAATATTCAAAAAATGGATAAGTCTTTTTTCAAATATGTTTTACCTGCTATAGTATCAACTATGCTTGGAGGATTTTATATAGTTGTAGACGGTTTTTTCGTTGGCAATTCTATGGGAGATATTGGGCTTACTGCGATTAATTTAGTTTATCCTATAGGTACTTTGCTTATGGCAGTAGCTATTATGCTTGGTATGGGAGGCTCTGTTATAATGTCAACATATCTTGGAGAGGGTAATATAGAAGGATTTAATAGGGCTAAAGTAAATACTTTTATTTCTTTAATATTAGCTAGTATAATATTAACTATTGTTCTTCTTTTATTAAAAAACAGTCTTATATATTTACTTGGTGCAAGAGATGAGGTATTTAAACAGGCTGATTCATATATTACTACTATAATTTTAGGAGGCAGTTTTCAAATAATATCATTTGGAAGCATGCCTATAATAAGAAATTCAGGAAAAACTATTCATGCCATGAGTTTTATGGGAGTTGGACTTATAACAAATATTATTCTTGATTATTTATTTTTAATGGTGTTTAGATTAGAAATGTTTGGTGCTGCTTTAGCTACAATAATAGCTCAAGGATTAGTTGCTTTGATAGCTGTTTATTATTTATTTATAAGAAAGAAAAACAGAACAAAAATAAGATTATCAGATTTTGATTTATCTATGACAAAGAGAGCTTTGCAAATAGGATTATCTCCATTTGGTTTGGTTATGGCTCCTTCTCTTATAGTGATATTTAATAATCTTCAATGCATCAAATACGGCGGATATTTAGGAACTACTGCATACTCTGTAATGAATTATATATACGGCTCTATTTTGCATTTATTTGAGGGAGTTGCAGAGGGCTGTCAGCCTATGATAAGTTATTTTAAAGGTGCATGCAGAAATGATCTTATGAGAAAAGTATTTAAAAAAGGTATATTATTTGATATTATACTTGGAGCTTTTCTTATAATAATAGTATTGATTTTTAGAAATAAACTTGGAATATTATTTGGGGCATCTATAGAAACTAATGCTATAATAAGTTTGGGGCTTCCTATAATATCATCAGGTTTTATATTTCAGCCTATAGTAAGACTTGGAACTGCATATTTTTATTCATCAGGAGAAAGCATATATTCTACGCTTTTAACATATATAGATCCTTTTCTTGTAAGTCCTTTATGTATATTGATACTTCCTTTATTCTTGAAACTTAATGGTGTTTGGTTTGCTGTACCTGCATCACAGTTAATATTAGCTATTTTGTTTTTATTTATATTTTATAATACGAATTTAAAGAATGATAATTTAGTAAGTAAAGCAGTTTATCAAAATGAATAG
- a CDS encoding cobalamin biosynthesis protein CobD/CbiB gives MKILLILPISFLLNIFIKNIKFDPFVFISRLHFIAEDLFRKKGNAENKILASIIGILSSLILIAICFLIPFFLLMLLYKVHFILGLIIELALCYITLGIRKPLEISSYIYHSLIIGDIKKAKSLLKENAEVDADDIEDEQMIKNTIEYTIISIAEDYIYPAIFLLLGGAPLCIAYKVIYVLSESSSDTIYLDENKTDDIFGIFNIKLCYILNIIPSFFTALICIITSIFFKYEYKNAISVLKKDGKTNKARLEAGIAGPMNIELGGEYIKDGEIFDRPLVGEYLEDLNPNHIEKANKFILTSAIFALAALIIIKLISMLISSIF, from the coding sequence ATGAAAATATTATTAATACTTCCTATATCTTTTCTTTTAAATATATTTATAAAAAACATTAAATTTGATCCTTTTGTTTTTATATCAAGGCTTCATTTTATAGCTGAAGATTTATTCAGAAAAAAAGGAAATGCTGAAAATAAAATATTAGCTTCTATAATAGGAATATTATCATCTTTGATACTCATAGCAATATGTTTTTTAATTCCTTTCTTTCTTTTAATGCTTTTATACAAAGTACATTTTATATTAGGATTAATAATAGAACTTGCACTATGTTATATAACATTAGGTATTAGAAAGCCTTTGGAAATAAGTTCATATATATATCATAGTTTAATAATAGGCGATATAAAAAAAGCTAAGTCTCTTTTGAAAGAAAATGCTGAAGTGGATGCTGATGATATTGAAGATGAACAAATGATAAAAAATACAATAGAATATACTATAATAAGCATTGCTGAAGATTATATATACCCTGCTATATTTTTACTATTAGGAGGAGCTCCTTTATGTATAGCATATAAAGTTATTTATGTGCTTTCTGAAAGTTCTTCTGATACTATATATTTAGATGAAAATAAAACTGATGATATATTTGGAATATTTAATATTAAATTATGCTATATATTAAATATAATACCCTCATTCTTTACTGCTTTAATTTGTATTATCACATCTATATTCTTCAAATATGAATATAAAAATGCAATTTCTGTTTTGAAAAAAGACGGTAAAACTAATAAGGCAAGATTAGAAGCAGGAATTGCGGGACCTATGAATATAGAACTTGGAGGTGAATATATAAAAGATGGGGAAATATTCGACAGACCATTGGTTGGTGAATATTTAGAAGATTTAAATCCTAATCATATAGAAAAAGCTAATAAATTTATATTAACTTCTGCTATATTTGCTTTAGCAGCATTGATAATCATCAAGCTTATTTCTATGCTCATATCTTCAATATTTTAA
- a CDS encoding histidine phosphatase family protein has product MKILFIRHGQTQLNAEGRWLGSTDAPLSEAGKEVLINKKNIIEKYKPVQKLYCSPMKRCLETADIYFNDMDKKVIDDLRERCFGDFEGKNHDELKNNPYYKEFFRTNWKSNVPNGETSENFFNRTENAYFYIIEDMKKNNLDYTAIVTHGGVIMSIFSRYDNQKLNFYDYLLQNGSGYYAEIDDKNNINIIEKL; this is encoded by the coding sequence ATGAAAATATTGTTCATACGCCATGGTCAAACTCAATTAAATGCTGAAGGAAGATGGCTTGGTTCTACCGATGCTCCATTATCTGAAGCTGGTAAAGAAGTATTAATTAATAAAAAAAATATAATAGAAAAATATAAGCCTGTTCAAAAACTATATTGTAGCCCTATGAAAAGATGCCTAGAAACAGCTGATATATATTTTAATGATATGGATAAAAAAGTTATAGACGATTTGAGAGAAAGATGTTTCGGGGATTTTGAGGGCAAAAACCATGATGAATTAAAAAATAATCCTTACTATAAAGAATTTTTCAGAACTAATTGGAAAAGCAATGTACCAAATGGTGAAACTTCTGAAAATTTCTTTAATAGAACAGAAAATGCTTACTTCTATATAATAGAAGATATGAAAAAAAATAATTTAGATTATACCGCTATTGTAACCCATGGTGGTGTTATTATGTCTATATTCAGCAGATATGATAATCAAAAATTAAATTTTTATGATTATCTTTTACAAAATGGAAGCGGATATTATGCAGAAATAGATGATAAAAATAATATAAATATTATAGAAAAGTTATAA